One window from the genome of Artemia franciscana chromosome 12, ASM3288406v1, whole genome shotgun sequence encodes:
- the LOC136034030 gene encoding LOW QUALITY PROTEIN: zinc finger protein OZF-like (The sequence of the model RefSeq protein was modified relative to this genomic sequence to represent the inferred CDS: substituted 1 base at 1 genomic stop codon): METSKLFGITAVKKEAEDTSSNDDKDIFGSTYSMLLMKHETSLFAVAPDISTDCKLSADQLKREANIDEDKALPATTLYDNGINKEGCELSSMPGLKRRNEEMSKCLNDETNLNYQYQGPNSTYVFTENNVLNIMLENNVKKKRFECDRCDKKFSRRSNLSNHQRTHTGEKPFECDICEKKFSEKQSLSSHQRTHSGEKPFDGEICKRWFSHSSALSRHQRTHTGEKPFECYICXQKFSEKQSLSCHHRTHTGEKPFECDICEQKFSQKQHLSSHQRTHTGEKPFECDICEQKFSQKSTLSRHQKTHTGEKPFECVRCDKRFSRRSYLSNHQRTHTGDKPFECDRCGKKFSEKQSLSSHQRTHTGEKPFECDICEQKFSQKQHLSSHQRTHTGEKPFECDICGKKFSEKQHLSSHQRTHTGEKPFECEICKRWFSHSSALSRHQRTHTGEKPFECDRCGKKFSEKQSLSSHQRTHTGEKPFECEICKRWFSHSSALSRHQRTHTGEKPFECDRCEKKFNRRSHLSNHQRTHTVVKPFLYVSV; encoded by the exons AAGCTGAAGATACATCCTCAAATGATGACAAAGATATTTTTGGAAGCACATATTCTATGTTATTAATGAAACATGAAACCAGTCTTTTTGCTGTTGCCCCTGACATTTCTACAGATTGTAAACTTAGTGCTGACCAACTTAAACGGGAGGCGAATATTGACGAAGATAAAG ctCTCCCAGCTACAACGCTCTATGATAATGGTATCAACAAAGAAGGTTGTGAATTATCCAGCATGCCAGGTcttaaaagaagaaatgaaGAAATGTCTAAGTGTCTAAATGACGAAACGAATTTGAATTATCAATATCAGGGGCCAAACAGCACTTATgtatttactgaaaataatgttttgaatataatgttagaaaataatGTTAAGAAAAAACGTTTTGAATGTGATAGATGTGACAAAAAATTCAGCAGAAGATCTAACCTATCTAATCATCAAAGGACTcacactggagaaaaaccttttgaatgtgaTATATGTGAGAAAAAATTCAGCGAAAAGCAGAGTCTATCCAGTCACCAAAGAACTCATagtggagaaaaacctttcgatGGTGAAATATGTAAAagatggttttctcatagttccGCTTTGTCTCGTCATCagagaactcatactggagaaaaaccttttgaatgttATATATGTTAGCAAAAATTCAGCGAAAAGCAGAGTCTATCCTGTCACCAtagaactcatactggagaaaaaccttttgaatgtgaTATATGTGAGCAAAAATTCAGCCAAAAGCAGCATCTATCCAGTCACCAAAGGACTcacactggagaaaaaccttttgaatgtgatatatgtgagcaaaaattcagccaaaaatcCACCCTATCTCGTCATCAAAAGACTcacactggagaaaaacctttcgaatGTGTTAGATGTGATAAAAGATTTAGCCGAAGATCCTACCTATCTAATCATCAAAGGACTCACACTGGAGATAAACCTTTCGAATGTGATAGATGTGGGAAAAAATTCAGCGAAAAGCAGAGTCTATCCAGTCAccaaagaactcatactggagaaaaaccttttgaatgtgaTATATGTGAGCAAAAATTCAGCCAAAAGCAGCATCTATCCAGTCAccaaagaactcatactggagaaaaaccttttgaatgtgaTATATGTGGGAAAAAATTCAGCGAAAAGCAGCACCTATCCAGTCAccaaagaactcatactggagaaaaacctttcgaatgtgaaatatgtaaaagatggttttctcatagttccGCTTTGTCTCGTCATCagagaactcatactggagaaaaaccttttgaatgtgaTAGATGTGGGAAAAAATTCAGCGAAAAGCAGAGTCTATCCAGTCAccaaagaactcatactggagaaaaacctttcgaatgtgaaatatgtaaaagatggttttctcatagttccGCTTTGTCTCGTCATCagagaactcatactggagaaaaacctttcgaatgtgataggtgtgagaaaaaattcaaccgAAGATCCCACCTATCTAATCATCAAAGAACTCACACTGTGGTAAAACCCTTTTTGTATGTCAGTGTGTAA